One genomic segment of Nilaparvata lugens isolate BPH chromosome Y, ASM1435652v1, whole genome shotgun sequence includes these proteins:
- the LOC120355151 gene encoding uncharacterized protein LOC120355151 codes for MYAVCKLPEENDALITVCAKWLVECNTFTFYPPRSQSVSSLLKKNADPNFSSWPKYPVEVMDFYETYEKAKAKTRKACDTSNLDTSDEEESRRSRCARRKRNLSQELQFLEEQPSRNQNKSPPYPDFEEEPLQLPTPNPQILSIHPQALINHLQFPTTHPKAHINHHPPSIHRLPMSHQ; via the exons atgtacgCTGTATGCAAACTTCCGGAAGAAAATGATGCACTCATTACAGTGTGCGCTAAGTGGCTGGTTGAGTGCAATACATTCACATTCTATCCGCCGAGATCTCAAAGCGTGAGTTCATTGTTGAAGAAAAACGCTGATCCCAATTTCTCATCATGGCCAAAATATCCCGTTGAGGTCATGGATTTCTATG AAACGTATGAAAAAGCAAAGGCGAAAACCCGAAAAGCCTGCGACACATCAAATCTCGACACCTCTGATGAGGAAGAGTCGAGGAGATCTCGCTGCGCTAGACGGAAGAGGAACCTTAGTCAGGAGCTGCAGTTCCTGGAGGAGCAGCCATCACGCAACCAGAACAAGAGTCCACCATACCCCGATTTCGAGGAAGAGCCG CTTCAACTTCCTACCCCCAATCCTCAAATTCTTTCCATACACCCCCAAGCTCTCATCAACCACCTCCAATTTCCGACCACCCACCCCAAAGCTCATATCAATCATCATCCTCCATCCATCCATCGACTTCCAATGTCACACCAATAG